In the genome of Bradyrhizobium ottawaense, the window GTGCAGCGCCTCGCAGGCCTCGGGGAAGGATTCGAGGCCGTTATGGACCACGCCCCAGATGTCGCTGAGCACGACATCGACACCGCCCACGAGCTCGCGCAGGCTTTCGGCGAAATGCAGCGTGGTCATGATGCGCAGCGCCGATCAGATGCGGCGCGCGAGCGCCGCGTTGCCGGTGATGCGTTGCGCCGGAGGAGCGGCTGACGTTGCGCCAGGTGTCGCGCCAGATTTCGTACCTTGGCTGGGGGGAGCGGAGCCATTGGATCCCTGAATGTCCTGCGCCTGGTTCGGCGAGGCCCCGCCGGTAGCAGATGCCCCCTCAGGCCGCAATGGCCGGGGCGGCGCGAACAGGAACCCCTGGCCGAACCGCACGTCATAGTCGAGCAGGTCCACGACCGCACGCTCGCCTTCGATCCGCTCCGCGATCAGGTCGATGCCGAAGCGGCCGAGCAGGTCGGAGAGGTCGGAGGGATGGATGTCCGAGGCCGAGGCCTGCCTGGGGTCGAGCAGCAGCGTGGCCGGCACCTTGATGAAGCGCACCCCGCGGTCGGCCAGCTCGCGCGGCTCGATGCGCAAATCGGTGACATGGTCGATCGAGAAACGGAAGCCGCGCTGAGCGAGCGCCGCGAGATTCTCGGTCTCGGCCGCGCCGAGACTGCGGAAGGTCGATTGCTTGAACTCCAGCACCAGCGAGGGCGCCAGCGCCCGGTTGGCTTCGAGAAAGTCGAGGCATTGCGCGAAGGTGGTGGAATTGCCCAGCGTGGAGGCCGCGACGTTGCAGAACACGCCGACGTCCTTGTTGCGCACCATCAGGCGCCGCAGCACCTGCACACAGCGCAGCATCACCATGTTGTCGATGCGACCGATCAGCCCGGACGCTTCCGCGATGCTGATGAACTCCTCCGCGGCGATCAGCTGGTCGCGCTCGTCACGCAGGCGCGTCACCGCCTCGTAGAATCGCACCTTGCGTTGCGGCAGCGTGACCATCGGCTGCAGGAAGATGTCGATGCGGTTTTCATCGATAGCGTTGCGCAGCGTCGCCAGCAGCTGGGTCTGGTTGCGCCCGGTGACTGCCGGAACCGGATTGGCGGCCTGGCTCTGGATCGCCGGTGCCGGTCGTGACGGCGGTGCGGGCAACGGGGGAGGGGCCGCCGGCCGCTCCTCGAACGGCGCAATCAGGTCGATCGGCGCCTCCGGCTCCAGCCTGGCGATCGGAGCGGGAACGGGAGCCGGCGCTGGCGCATGGCCGGCCAACAGATCCTCATGGGTCGATACGGTGGTGGCGAGCTGCCTGACCAATCCGCCGAGCTCGTTGATCTCGCCGACCACCGACTGGATGCGGTCGGAGTTGGTCGAATTGGACGAGGCGATGCGTCCCTCGATCGCGGCTAACCGGCGGCCGAACTCGGCCACCTGGCGGGCGAGATCGGCGGTGCCGCGCGACAAATCGGCGATCTGGCCGCCGACGTCGCTGCGGTCGCGCAGCCGCATCGACACCGCGTTGTAGAGGATCAGGAAGGTCAGCGCGGTCAGGGCCACGATCGCGGATTCGGTTCCGCTGATGCCGGCGACGGCGTAGAGCACAAGCCCGAGCGAGGCCGCGACCAGTACCATGCAGATGGCGATGAAGATCGTCGAAATGCGAATCATGCCGCGCGTTACGCCTCAAAGAGCTGACTGCCTCACCCGGGAAAACACGGGTCACTGTGCGAACCCGTCACGCCTCATGCTCCCCCTAGGCCGTATGAGCTTAGCATCATTGTTGATTCGAGGGGATAGCAGCCCGTTCCCGGGCGCGGTCAGGCTGGCG includes:
- a CDS encoding EAL domain-containing protein, whose translation is MIRISTIFIAICMVLVAASLGLVLYAVAGISGTESAIVALTALTFLILYNAVSMRLRDRSDVGGQIADLSRGTADLARQVAEFGRRLAAIEGRIASSNSTNSDRIQSVVGEINELGGLVRQLATTVSTHEDLLAGHAPAPAPVPAPIARLEPEAPIDLIAPFEERPAAPPPLPAPPSRPAPAIQSQAANPVPAVTGRNQTQLLATLRNAIDENRIDIFLQPMVTLPQRKVRFYEAVTRLRDERDQLIAAEEFISIAEASGLIGRIDNMVMLRCVQVLRRLMVRNKDVGVFCNVAASTLGNSTTFAQCLDFLEANRALAPSLVLEFKQSTFRSLGAAETENLAALAQRGFRFSIDHVTDLRIEPRELADRGVRFIKVPATLLLDPRQASASDIHPSDLSDLLGRFGIDLIAERIEGERAVVDLLDYDVRFGQGFLFAPPRPLRPEGASATGGASPNQAQDIQGSNGSAPPSQGTKSGATPGATSAAPPAQRITGNAALARRI